A window of the Bacillota bacterium genome harbors these coding sequences:
- the fliM gene encoding flagellar motor switch protein FliM, translating to MIGTSGRGGGAGGTLRVRAYDFRRPDKLSKDQLRTLAMINENFARAVTTYLSTRLRGSAQAVAVLAEMVSFEQFLGEIVEPAIIGVVGAEEWRGEAVMSLDPQVAFGLIDRLLGGAGEESYRVRTITEIEQALLLRLFRDLVQSWQEAWESVTPIHASLAALESNPLLAQVAPPGDMAVRLLVGLRLGRLEGFLRIGLPYTSVAPLMPALSAERWLTREGESLVHRQEEMRSVLRRVPVEMTALLGHAHLKLRDFIQLEVGDVILLDQRVGAPLQVTVAGRPKFVARPGQVGHHLAVEIVARLPEEDGESAWTTRS from the coding sequence GTGATCGGGACGAGCGGTCGAGGGGGTGGGGCGGGCGGCACCCTCCGGGTACGGGCCTACGACTTTCGTAGGCCGGACAAGCTCTCCAAGGACCAGCTCCGGACGCTGGCCATGATCAACGAGAACTTCGCCCGCGCGGTCACCACCTATCTCTCCACCCGGCTGCGGGGGAGCGCCCAGGCGGTGGCCGTCCTGGCGGAGATGGTCAGCTTCGAGCAGTTCCTGGGCGAGATCGTGGAGCCCGCCATCATCGGCGTCGTCGGGGCGGAGGAGTGGCGGGGCGAGGCGGTGATGAGCCTCGACCCGCAGGTCGCCTTCGGCCTCATCGACCGCCTGCTGGGCGGGGCCGGCGAGGAGAGCTATCGCGTCCGCACCATCACCGAGATCGAACAGGCGCTGCTCCTGCGGCTCTTCCGCGATCTGGTCCAGAGCTGGCAGGAAGCCTGGGAGTCGGTGACGCCGATCCACGCGTCGCTGGCCGCGCTGGAGTCGAACCCGCTCCTTGCCCAGGTGGCGCCGCCGGGCGACATGGCCGTCCGCCTCCTGGTCGGCCTTCGCCTCGGGCGGCTGGAGGGCTTCCTCCGCATCGGCCTCCCGTACACCAGCGTCGCGCCGCTCATGCCGGCGCTCTCCGCCGAGCGCTGGCTGACGCGAGAGGGCGAGAGCCTGGTTCACCGGCAGGAAGAGATGCGGAGCGTGCTCCGCCGCGTCCCGGTCGAGATGACCGCCCTGCTGGGCCACGCCCACCTGAAGCTGCGCGACTTCATCCAGCTGGAGGTGGGGGACGTGATCCTGCTCGACCAGCGGGTGGGTGCGCCGCTTCAGGTGACGGTGGCAGGACGGCCCAAGTTCGTGGCGCGTCCCGGCCAGGTGGGACACCACCTGGCGGTGGAGATCGTGGCGCGCCTTCCGGAAGAGGACGGTGAGAGCGCATGGACGACTCGCTCTTGA
- the fliN gene encoding flagellar motor switch protein FliN, with product MDDSLLSQEEIDALRRSLEQEERTPGLPGEAAEALADLFARSLEEALHDAAPGLLDAGAEVDGEAAPPSQAASAARGRRVNVSVGGQAGWEAILWLGNGVEPAEPLFDAWSRRLAEALAGVLSRSVELRPGEGWAPGGPLPAEPVGFVFRWLGGGQGREAGLVAPLGSFRNIVETATRPASAGGSGPEEAAAAARPVEAPAAQVPAVREPAAREPAAEPAPPAPRKQAGTAGASTSHVWQQLGAPRTAQEAAGLELLYDVPLEISVELGRATKSVREVLALGAGSVVELDRAAGEPVDILVNGKLVAHGEVVVVDDNFGIRVTDILSPADRLRQLG from the coding sequence ATGGACGACTCGCTCTTGAGCCAGGAAGAGATCGACGCCCTCAGGCGGAGCCTGGAGCAGGAGGAGAGGACGCCCGGCCTGCCCGGCGAGGCGGCGGAGGCGCTGGCCGACCTCTTCGCCCGTTCGCTGGAGGAAGCGCTGCACGACGCGGCGCCCGGGCTCCTGGACGCGGGTGCGGAGGTGGACGGGGAGGCGGCGCCGCCCAGCCAGGCCGCCTCGGCGGCCCGGGGCCGGCGGGTGAACGTGTCGGTCGGCGGCCAGGCCGGCTGGGAGGCGATCCTCTGGCTGGGGAACGGCGTGGAGCCGGCCGAGCCGCTCTTCGACGCCTGGTCGCGGAGGCTGGCGGAGGCGCTGGCGGGCGTTCTCAGCCGGAGCGTCGAGCTCCGCCCGGGCGAGGGGTGGGCGCCGGGGGGACCGCTTCCTGCCGAGCCGGTCGGTTTCGTCTTCCGCTGGCTGGGAGGCGGGCAGGGCAGGGAGGCGGGCCTGGTGGCCCCGCTGGGCAGCTTCCGGAACATCGTGGAGACGGCCACGCGGCCCGCCTCCGCCGGCGGCTCCGGCCCCGAGGAGGCTGCAGCGGCGGCCCGGCCGGTGGAGGCGCCGGCGGCACAGGTACCCGCGGTCCGGGAGCCCGCGGCCCGGGAGCCCGCGGCCGAGCCGGCGCCCCCGGCCCCGCGGAAGCAAGCCGGGACCGCGGGCGCCTCGACGTCGCATGTCTGGCAGCAGCTGGGCGCGCCCCGGACCGCCCAGGAGGCGGCGGGACTGGAGCTCCTCTACGACGTGCCCCTCGAGATCAGCGTGGAGCTGGGGCGGGCCACCAAGTCGGTGCGCGAGGTCCTGGCGCTGGGGGCGGGTTCGGTCGTGGAGCTGGACCGGGCCGCCGGCGAGCCGGTCGACATCCTGGTCAACGGCAAGCTGGTGGCGCACGGCGAGGTGGTCGTGGTCGACGACAACTTCGGCATCCGGGTGACGGACATCCTCAGCCCGGCCGACCGGCTGCGCCAGCTCGGTTAG
- the fliO gene encoding flagellar biosynthetic protein FliO, which translates to MWAEVLRVLLGLVTFLAVLGLAYFVATGVGRYATGAGGPMRVVGQLALGPRRGVTLVRLGDELLLLGVTDHQVTLLERVSDPRLLERLDPPGKGGPEGARFRDFLAERLGRRRVEP; encoded by the coding sequence GTGTGGGCTGAGGTGCTGCGGGTCCTGCTGGGGCTGGTGACCTTTCTGGCCGTCCTCGGCCTCGCCTACTTCGTGGCCACGGGCGTCGGCCGCTATGCGACGGGCGCGGGCGGGCCGATGCGCGTGGTCGGCCAGCTGGCGCTGGGGCCGCGGCGCGGCGTGACGCTGGTCCGCCTGGGGGACGAGCTCCTCCTCCTGGGCGTGACCGACCACCAGGTGACGCTCCTGGAGCGGGTGAGCGATCCCAGGCTGCTGGAGCGGCTCGACCCGCCGGGGAAGGGTGGCCCCGAGGGGGCGCGTTTCAGGGACTTCCTGGCGGAGCGGTTGGGGAGGAGGCGGGTGGAGCCATGA
- the fliP gene encoding flagellar type III secretion system pore protein FliP (The bacterial flagellar biogenesis protein FliP forms a type III secretion system (T3SS)-type pore required for flagellar assembly.) has translation MIPSLQVTLGGAENPQQVATTLQILGWLTLLALAPAALVMTTSFTRIVVVLSFVRNALATGQTPPNQVLVGLALFLTLFTMAPVYDQVYRQAWVPYQAGQISQQAALQRAEAPLRAFMLRETRQSDLELFVSMDSTGPKPKTPQEAPLRDLIPAFVISELKSAFEMGFVLYLPFLVIDLVVASTLMSMGMFMLPPMLISLPFKILLFVLVDGWHLLAQSLIASYH, from the coding sequence ATGATCCCGTCGCTCCAGGTGACGCTCGGCGGTGCCGAGAACCCGCAGCAGGTGGCCACCACGCTCCAGATCCTCGGATGGCTCACGCTCCTGGCGCTGGCGCCGGCGGCCCTGGTGATGACCACCTCGTTCACCCGGATCGTGGTCGTCCTCTCCTTCGTCCGGAACGCGCTGGCCACCGGGCAGACGCCGCCCAACCAGGTCCTGGTGGGGTTGGCGCTCTTCCTGACCCTCTTCACCATGGCGCCGGTCTACGACCAGGTCTACCGGCAGGCCTGGGTGCCCTACCAGGCCGGACAGATCAGCCAGCAGGCCGCGCTCCAGCGGGCGGAGGCCCCGCTGCGCGCCTTCATGCTGAGGGAGACGCGGCAGTCCGACCTCGAGCTCTTCGTCTCCATGGACAGTACCGGCCCCAAGCCGAAGACGCCGCAGGAGGCGCCGCTGCGCGACCTGATCCCGGCCTTCGTCATCTCCGAGCTGAAGAGCGCCTTCGAGATGGGCTTCGTGCTCTACCTGCCCTTTCTGGTGATCGACCTGGTGGTCGCCTCCACCCTGATGTCCATGGGGATGTTCATGCTGCCGCCGATGCTGATCTCGCTTCCTTTCAAAATTTTGCTCTTTGTGCTGGTGGACGGCTGGCACCTCTTGGCCCAGTCGTTGATCGCCAGCTACCACTGA
- the fliQ gene encoding flagellar biosynthesis protein FliQ — protein sequence MTESGALEVFRQAIWLTLLVSAPLLGLSLAVGFAVSLFQATTQINEQTLTFVPKMVVVLLALVLLGPWMLRQLVDFAGGILGHLGSFVG from the coding sequence ATGACGGAGAGCGGGGCGTTGGAGGTCTTCCGCCAAGCGATCTGGTTGACCCTCTTGGTCTCGGCGCCGCTCCTGGGACTCAGCCTGGCGGTGGGCTTTGCCGTCAGCCTCTTTCAGGCGACCACCCAGATCAACGAGCAGACGCTCACCTTCGTCCCCAAGATGGTGGTCGTCCTGCTGGCGCTGGTCCTGCTGGGTCCCTGGATGCTCCGGCAGCTGGTCGACTTCGCCGGTGGCATCCTGGGCCACTTGGGCTCGTTCGTGGGCTGA
- a CDS encoding flagellar biosynthetic protein FliR: protein MEGVASEWPFSLWFDPGRLALFGLVLARVTGMLLAAPVFGHAAVGWRVRLGLAMALALLVSFPLGSARVTLWSSGLAYAGALLGDLAVGLTIGLLAMTILSAVQVVGELLGVQMEFSLAQLLDPAFAQPVPLVSTLLWLLLLWLWLLADGHHVLIAALVQSFRHIPPGGLHWTPAWSELFLQAVSWSFYTALELAAPLLAALLLVNAAFGLVARAVPQVNVLLSQLPALALVGLFLLAALVPAFPLVLQTLAPKVEEVLAAWLRLP from the coding sequence GTGGAAGGGGTGGCTTCCGAGTGGCCGTTCTCGCTCTGGTTCGATCCCGGACGGCTGGCGCTCTTCGGGCTGGTGCTCGCCCGGGTGACGGGGATGCTGCTGGCGGCGCCGGTCTTCGGCCACGCCGCGGTGGGCTGGCGGGTCCGGCTGGGCCTGGCCATGGCGCTGGCGCTGCTGGTCAGCTTTCCCCTCGGCTCGGCCCGTGTGACGCTGTGGAGTTCGGGACTGGCCTACGCCGGGGCGCTGCTGGGCGACCTGGCCGTGGGCCTGACCATCGGGCTCCTGGCCATGACCATCCTCAGCGCCGTCCAGGTGGTGGGCGAGCTGCTCGGCGTCCAAATGGAGTTCTCGCTGGCGCAGCTGCTGGACCCCGCCTTCGCGCAACCGGTGCCGCTGGTCAGCACGCTCCTCTGGCTGCTCCTGCTCTGGCTCTGGCTTCTGGCCGACGGGCACCATGTCCTGATCGCGGCGCTGGTCCAGAGCTTCCGCCACATCCCGCCCGGCGGTCTCCACTGGACGCCGGCGTGGAGCGAGCTCTTCCTGCAGGCGGTCAGCTGGAGCTTCTACACCGCGCTGGAGCTGGCGGCCCCGCTCCTGGCGGCGCTCCTGCTGGTCAACGCCGCCTTCGGCCTGGTGGCCCGGGCGGTGCCGCAGGTGAACGTCCTCCTCTCCCAGCTCCCGGCGCTGGCGCTGGTGGGCCTCTTCCTGCTGGCGGCGCTCGTGCCCGCCTTTCCGCTGGTGCTCCAGACGCTGGCGCCCAAGGTGGAGGAGGTGCTGGCCGCCTGGCTTCGCCTGCCCTGA
- a CDS encoding EscU/YscU/HrcU family type III secretion system export apparatus switch protein: MRRFDLQLFAEEEAGDRTEPPTPRKRERARREGQFPRSAELTGALLLLGGTALLVTAGRAAQDRLTSFLAGTWEGWLARGPRVGELGLPEAQGLLLRGLQAGAMAVAPFLVATVAVSVASGLAQSRFALTGSGLVPKLSRINPLAGLQRLFSLQALVELLKALLKLGLIAGLTYGAVRTAVEAAPGLLGAPLAGVLQWLYQGVARLFLEVGLAWLVVAAGDYAYQFWSTEKRLRMTPYELQRELRETEGNPEVKRRIRRLQAQMAAARMIEAVRRARVVVANPTHFAVALAYEPERMEAPQVVARGADELALRIRAEAWRRQVPIVEDPPLARALYASTRVGQTIPVHLYKAVAEVMAWVWQLERGGTATWRRR; the protein is encoded by the coding sequence CTGAGGCGGTTCGACCTCCAGCTCTTCGCCGAGGAAGAGGCAGGCGACCGGACCGAGCCGCCCACGCCCCGAAAGCGCGAGCGCGCCCGCCGTGAGGGGCAGTTCCCGCGCAGCGCCGAGCTGACGGGGGCGCTCCTCCTCCTGGGCGGCACGGCCTTGCTGGTCACGGCCGGGCGGGCCGCGCAGGACCGGCTGACCAGCTTCCTCGCCGGGACCTGGGAGGGCTGGCTGGCGCGCGGTCCGCGGGTGGGCGAGCTGGGGCTGCCGGAGGCGCAGGGGCTTCTGCTCCGGGGACTGCAGGCGGGAGCGATGGCGGTGGCTCCCTTCCTGGTGGCGACGGTCGCCGTCAGCGTGGCCTCCGGCCTCGCCCAGAGCCGCTTCGCGCTGACGGGTTCGGGGCTCGTGCCCAAGCTCTCGCGGATCAACCCGCTGGCCGGCCTCCAGCGCCTCTTCTCGCTCCAGGCGCTGGTGGAGCTGCTCAAGGCGCTGCTCAAGCTGGGGCTGATCGCGGGCCTCACCTACGGCGCGGTCCGGACGGCGGTCGAGGCGGCTCCGGGTCTCCTGGGCGCGCCGCTGGCAGGGGTCCTCCAGTGGCTCTATCAGGGCGTCGCCCGGCTCTTCCTGGAGGTCGGGCTGGCCTGGCTGGTGGTGGCGGCGGGCGACTACGCCTACCAGTTCTGGTCCACCGAGAAGCGGCTGCGCATGACGCCGTACGAGCTCCAGCGCGAGCTGCGCGAGACGGAGGGCAACCCCGAGGTGAAGCGCCGCATCCGCCGCCTGCAGGCGCAGATGGCGGCGGCGCGGATGATCGAGGCGGTCCGGCGGGCGCGGGTGGTGGTGGCCAACCCCACCCACTTCGCGGTGGCGCTGGCCTACGAGCCGGAGCGGATGGAGGCGCCCCAGGTGGTCGCCCGCGGCGCCGACGAGCTGGCGCTCCGGATCCGCGCCGAGGCCTGGCGCCGGCAGGTACCCATCGTGGAGGACCCGCCGCTGGCGCGGGCGCTCTACGCCTCCACCCGCGTGGGGCAGACGATCCCCGTCCACCTCTACAAGGCGGTGGCAGAAGTGATGGCCTGGGTCTGGCAGCTGGAGCGGGGAGGGACCGCGACATGGCGTCGGCGTTGA
- the flhA gene encoding flagellar biosynthesis protein FlhA translates to MASALKRLLAQSDLVTAAGVVAVVAMLVIPVPPGLLSVLLAANLAISLLVLLVGMYDTEPLEFAAFPSLLLLTTLFRLALNVSSTRLILLYGDAGAVIQAFGQFVAGGNPLVGFIVFLILVIIQFLVITRGAERVAEVAARFTLDAMPGKQMAIDADLNSGLIDQKEARRRREQIQREADFYGAMDGASKFVRGDAIASLIILAINIVGGLALGILVRHLPWPDALRQYTILTIGDGLVTQLPALLISTATGIVVTRAASDSDLGHDVVGQLLSQPRALWVAAATLAVLGLVPGLPALPFLTLAAVVGAIAYLHTRQARAEREEVAPPAEPALGVTPDEAARLLPVDPLEVELGYGLLSLGAEEGGQLMERIAMLRRQIALELGLVLPLVRVRDNLSLEPNRYRILLKGEVIGEAELRVDRLLAIPRGDGAEAIEGEPTRDPAFNLPALWIRPERRALAEASGYTVVEAGAVLATHLTELVREHAWELLTRQETRRLLDTLHQTAPALVEETIPSLLTLGELQRVLQNLLREGVSIRDLGTILEAVADQAGSSKAVDELTEAARQALGRSITQRLLGPDGRLRAIALDPATERQLAESIRGQGNGRALILDPERLNRLARALETEIGRAVQQGVQPVLLCAAGLRFHLRRLLERSLPRLPVVSYSELSDGVPVDVLGTVKIG, encoded by the coding sequence ATGGCGTCGGCGTTGAAACGGCTGCTGGCACAGAGCGATCTGGTGACCGCCGCCGGCGTGGTGGCGGTGGTGGCCATGCTGGTCATCCCGGTACCGCCCGGGCTTCTCAGCGTTCTCCTGGCCGCCAACCTGGCCATCTCGCTGCTGGTGCTGCTGGTCGGCATGTACGACACGGAGCCGCTGGAATTCGCGGCCTTCCCCTCGCTCCTGCTGCTGACCACGCTCTTCCGCCTGGCGCTCAACGTCAGCTCGACGCGCCTGATCCTCCTCTACGGCGACGCCGGCGCGGTCATCCAGGCCTTCGGCCAGTTCGTCGCCGGGGGCAACCCGCTGGTCGGCTTCATCGTCTTCCTCATCCTGGTGATCATCCAGTTCCTGGTCATCACCCGCGGAGCCGAGCGGGTGGCGGAGGTGGCCGCCCGCTTCACGCTGGATGCCATGCCGGGCAAGCAGATGGCCATCGACGCCGACCTCAACTCCGGGCTCATCGACCAGAAGGAAGCGCGCCGCCGCCGCGAGCAGATCCAGCGGGAGGCGGACTTCTACGGGGCGATGGACGGCGCGAGCAAGTTCGTCCGCGGCGACGCCATCGCCAGCCTGATCATCCTGGCGATCAACATCGTCGGCGGACTCGCCTTGGGCATCCTGGTCAGGCACCTGCCCTGGCCGGACGCGCTCCGCCAGTACACCATCCTGACCATCGGGGACGGCCTGGTCACCCAGTTGCCGGCGCTGCTCATCTCCACTGCCACCGGTATCGTGGTCACCCGCGCCGCCAGCGACTCCGACCTCGGCCACGACGTGGTCGGCCAGCTGCTCTCCCAGCCGCGCGCGCTCTGGGTGGCGGCAGCGACGCTGGCCGTCCTCGGGCTGGTGCCCGGCCTGCCGGCGCTCCCCTTCCTGACGCTGGCGGCGGTGGTGGGCGCGATCGCCTACCTCCACACGCGCCAGGCGCGGGCGGAGCGCGAAGAGGTGGCGCCGCCCGCCGAGCCGGCGCTGGGGGTGACCCCGGACGAGGCCGCCCGCCTGCTGCCCGTCGACCCGCTGGAGGTGGAGCTGGGCTACGGCCTGCTCTCCCTCGGCGCCGAGGAAGGTGGCCAGCTGATGGAGCGGATCGCCATGCTCCGGCGGCAGATCGCCCTGGAGCTCGGCCTGGTCCTCCCGCTGGTGCGGGTCCGGGACAACCTCAGCCTGGAGCCCAACCGCTACCGGATCCTGCTCAAGGGCGAGGTGATCGGGGAGGCGGAGCTGCGCGTCGATCGCCTGCTCGCCATCCCCCGGGGCGACGGGGCGGAGGCGATCGAGGGGGAGCCGACCCGCGATCCCGCCTTCAACCTGCCCGCCCTCTGGATCCGGCCCGAGCGGCGCGCCCTGGCGGAGGCCTCCGGCTACACGGTGGTGGAGGCGGGCGCCGTGCTCGCCACCCACCTGACCGAGCTGGTCCGCGAGCACGCCTGGGAGCTGCTGACCCGCCAGGAGACGCGCCGCCTTCTGGACACGCTCCACCAGACGGCGCCGGCGCTGGTGGAGGAGACGATCCCCTCGCTCCTCACCCTGGGCGAGCTCCAGCGCGTCCTCCAGAACCTCCTGCGGGAGGGCGTCTCGATCCGGGACCTGGGCACCATCCTGGAGGCGGTGGCCGACCAGGCCGGCAGCTCCAAGGCGGTGGACGAGCTGACCGAGGCGGCCCGGCAGGCGCTGGGCCGCTCCATCACCCAGCGCCTGCTCGGACCCGACGGGCGGCTTCGCGCGATCGCGCTCGACCCCGCCACCGAGCGGCAGCTGGCCGAGTCGATCCGCGGCCAGGGCAACGGCCGCGCCCTGATCCTCGACCCCGAGCGGCTCAACCGGCTGGCACGGGCGCTGGAGACGGAGATCGGCCGGGCCGTCCAGCAGGGCGTCCAGCCGGTCCTGCTCTGCGCCGCCGGCCTCCGCTTCCACCTGCGGCGCCTGCTGGAGCGAAGCCTCCCACGCCTGCCGGTCGTCTCCTACAGCGAGCTGAGTGACGGCGTGCCGGTCGACGTGCTGGGGACGGTGAAGATCGGATGA
- a CDS encoding P-loop NTPase, with protein sequence MNEQVSTLAILAREVRARLRLGARRPPAPRRRPGRTLAVVSGKGGVGKSSLAVNMAVALAQAGQRALLVDLDLGLGGALAVAGGRSRRHLGDVLAGSAEIEEAFWVSEEGVRFLSGGPGEELLASLGAAETSRLLSTLARLAAAEDLLLLDNGAGLGPLVRAVLAWAPELLLVVTPDPASVTDGYAVLKAAARLSPQVRPWLAVNQAFSRQEAFRVRDALTSLSEARLGIRPRFLGWVPEDEEMAWSVRQGQPLVRLRPAAPAAQALARLAVDWWKEGDRP encoded by the coding sequence GTGAACGAGCAGGTCTCCACCCTGGCCATCCTGGCGCGGGAGGTGCGCGCCCGCCTCCGGCTGGGCGCCCGGCGGCCGCCGGCGCCTCGCCGCCGCCCCGGCCGGACGCTGGCCGTGGTCAGCGGCAAGGGCGGCGTGGGCAAGTCGAGCCTCGCGGTCAACATGGCGGTGGCGCTGGCGCAGGCGGGCCAGCGCGCGCTCCTGGTCGACCTGGACCTGGGCCTGGGCGGCGCGCTGGCGGTGGCCGGCGGGCGGAGCCGCCGCCACCTGGGCGACGTCCTGGCAGGAAGCGCGGAGATCGAGGAGGCCTTCTGGGTCTCGGAGGAAGGGGTCCGCTTCCTGTCGGGGGGGCCGGGGGAGGAGCTGCTCGCCTCGCTGGGCGCCGCCGAAACGAGCCGGCTCCTGTCGACGCTGGCCCGCCTGGCCGCCGCCGAGGATCTCCTGCTGCTGGACAACGGCGCCGGGCTGGGACCGCTGGTCCGGGCGGTGCTGGCCTGGGCGCCCGAACTGCTCCTGGTGGTCACCCCCGACCCGGCCTCGGTCACCGACGGCTACGCGGTGCTCAAGGCGGCGGCGCGCCTGAGCCCCCAGGTCCGGCCCTGGCTGGCCGTCAACCAGGCCTTCTCGCGGCAGGAAGCCTTCCGCGTGCGCGACGCCCTCACCTCGCTGTCGGAGGCGCGGCTCGGGATCCGGCCCCGCTTCCTGGGCTGGGTGCCGGAGGACGAGGAGATGGCCTGGAGCGTCCGCCAGGGGCAGCCGCTGGTCCGGCTGCGGCCTGCGGCGCCGGCCGCGCAGGCGCTGGCGAGGCTGGCCGTCGACTGGTGGAAGGAGGGAGACCGCCCGTGA
- a CDS encoding flagellar brake protein yields MTPIRYPRLGERVEMAIRESQLSGGDPDSEGLEVFPSVVLGAEGEVLELAAPLRHRHLRFPRPEAEVEVRFAAEGRFYASHARVLANLLTPPERVRVRLEPPEPVYRRSVVRWPLHLPVTVLPLSPAVQQATRMGLSSEGLRVVPKPETGPRWQGQTLDVSAGGLFCRLRPYGRGETAERIPLVTGDTYRVLLDLRPEERMSGSGSGRQVEMKELDAAARLVRAAPSEQEPGAWEAAFAFLELSPGQEQAIMRRIFADQRRLRRQGFI; encoded by the coding sequence GTGACGCCGATCCGCTACCCGCGCCTGGGCGAACGAGTGGAGATGGCCATCCGCGAATCCCAGCTCTCGGGCGGCGACCCGGACTCCGAGGGCCTCGAGGTCTTCCCCTCGGTGGTGTTGGGCGCGGAGGGGGAGGTGCTGGAGCTGGCGGCGCCGCTCCGCCACCGCCACCTCCGCTTCCCGCGGCCGGAGGCGGAGGTGGAGGTCCGCTTCGCCGCGGAGGGGCGCTTCTACGCCTCGCACGCGCGCGTGCTGGCCAACCTCCTGACGCCCCCCGAGCGGGTGCGCGTCCGCCTCGAGCCCCCCGAGCCGGTCTATCGCAGGTCGGTGGTCCGCTGGCCGCTGCACCTGCCGGTGACGGTGCTCCCGCTCTCCCCCGCGGTCCAGCAGGCGACGCGCATGGGGCTCTCCTCCGAGGGGCTGCGGGTCGTGCCCAAGCCGGAGACGGGCCCGCGCTGGCAGGGTCAGACCCTCGACGTCAGCGCGGGCGGCCTCTTCTGCCGCCTCCGCCCCTACGGGCGGGGCGAGACCGCGGAGCGGATCCCCCTGGTGACCGGCGACACCTACCGCGTCCTCCTCGACCTGCGGCCGGAGGAGAGGATGTCCGGCAGCGGGAGCGGCCGGCAGGTCGAGATGAAGGAGCTGGACGCCGCCGCACGCCTGGTCCGCGCCGCCCCGTCGGAGCAGGAGCCGGGCGCCTGGGAGGCGGCCTTCGCCTTCCTGGAGCTGAGCCCCGGCCAGGAGCAGGCGATCATGCGCAGGATCTTCGCCGACCAGCGGCGGCTCCGCCGCCAAGGCTTCATTTGA
- a CDS encoding FliA/WhiG family RNA polymerase sigma factor, whose protein sequence is MVARSPGGSGSPAAAGGGDDQELRRLWEAYRRSGDGALREKLVLAYLPLVQRIAGRMAVRLPPQVEHRELVSDGLAGLLQAIDRFDPSRGIRFETFAVPRIQGAMIDGLRTLDWAPTRLRQHDRQLREAYASLEAESGRPASDAEVAQRLGVPLRTVRQWLTELNRVAVLSLEELGIGADSLGAGTPAEVETDADPLESVLRKETIQELGRAIEELPPRERMVITLLYYEGLTATEVAGLLGVTVSRISQLHSRALLRIRGKMGVQASGG, encoded by the coding sequence ATGGTTGCGAGAAGCCCGGGTGGATCCGGATCGCCCGCGGCCGCAGGCGGCGGCGACGACCAGGAGCTCCGACGGCTCTGGGAGGCGTACCGCCGCTCCGGCGATGGAGCGCTGCGCGAGAAGCTGGTACTCGCCTACCTGCCGCTGGTCCAGCGCATCGCCGGCCGCATGGCCGTCCGCCTCCCGCCCCAGGTGGAGCACCGGGAGCTGGTCAGCGACGGGCTGGCGGGGCTCCTGCAGGCCATCGACCGCTTCGATCCGTCGCGCGGCATCCGCTTCGAGACCTTCGCGGTCCCCCGCATCCAGGGGGCGATGATCGACGGGTTGCGGACGCTGGATTGGGCGCCGACCCGGCTCCGTCAGCACGACCGCCAGCTGCGCGAGGCCTACGCCTCGCTGGAGGCGGAGTCGGGCCGCCCTGCCAGCGACGCGGAGGTGGCCCAGCGCCTGGGCGTGCCGCTCCGGACCGTCCGCCAGTGGTTGACCGAGTTGAACCGCGTCGCCGTGCTCAGCCTGGAGGAGCTGGGGATCGGCGCCGACAGCCTGGGCGCCGGCACGCCCGCGGAGGTGGAGACGGACGCCGACCCTCTGGAGAGCGTCCTGCGCAAGGAGACCATCCAGGAGCTGGGCCGGGCGATCGAGGAGCTGCCGCCGCGGGAGCGGATGGTGATCACCCTTCTCTACTACGAGGGGTTGACCGCCACCGAGGTGGCGGGACTCCTGGGCGTCACCGTCTCCCGCATCTCCCAGCTCCATTCGCGCGCGCTCCTGCGCATCCGCGGGAAGATGGGTGTACAAGCCTCCGGCGGCTGA
- the rpsB gene encoding 30S ribosomal protein S2 produces the protein MSVVSMKQLLEAGVHFGHQTRRWNPKMRPYIFTERNGIYIIDLQKTVKMLDEAYGWVRDLAFRGGTVLFVGTKKQAQETIREEAERCGMPYVNQRWLGGTLTNFATISSRVKRLEELTKLVEEGGLEQLPKKEQASLLREKAKLEKYLGGIRGMSRLPDALYVVDPRKERICVSEARRLGIPIVAIVDTNCDPDEITQVIPGNDDAIRAVRLITSKIADAVLEGKQGVQVSA, from the coding sequence GTGTCGGTTGTCTCGATGAAGCAGCTGCTCGAAGCGGGAGTCCACTTCGGCCATCAGACGCGCCGCTGGAACCCCAAGATGCGGCCGTACATCTTCACCGAACGGAACGGCATCTACATCATCGACCTGCAGAAGACGGTCAAGATGCTGGACGAGGCGTACGGCTGGGTGCGCGACCTCGCCTTCCGGGGCGGGACCGTCCTCTTCGTGGGCACCAAGAAGCAGGCGCAGGAGACGATCCGCGAGGAAGCGGAGCGTTGCGGGATGCCCTACGTCAACCAGCGCTGGCTGGGCGGCACCCTCACCAACTTCGCCACCATCAGCTCGCGCGTCAAGCGGCTGGAGGAGCTGACCAAGCTGGTAGAGGAGGGCGGCCTCGAGCAGCTCCCCAAGAAGGAGCAGGCCTCGCTCCTGCGCGAGAAGGCCAAGCTGGAGAAGTATCTGGGCGGTATCCGCGGCATGTCCCGGCTGCCGGACGCCCTCTACGTGGTCGACCCGCGCAAGGAGAGGATCTGCGTCAGCGAAGCGCGCCGCCTGGGCATCCCCATCGTCGCGATCGTGGACACCAACTGCGATCCGGACGAGATCACCCAGGTGATCCCGGGCAACGACGACGCCATCCGGGCGGTGCGGCTGATCACGTCCAAGATCGCGGACGCCGTTCTCGAAGGCAAGCAGGGCGTTCAAGTCTCGGCCTGA